A region of the Geomonas subterranea genome:
ATCGCGCCGGCCTTGGCAGGCATCCCCTTAGCGCTCATCACACCCTCCCCTGCTGCGTTTAACGGCGCGCCACAGGCAAGGGGGGCGGAGAGTTCCGCCCCCCTTGCCGCTGACTGGCTTGCAACACTAGTTGTAGTTGACCGCTACGTCCATTGTGCCGCTATAGGTGCCGGAGGCCTGGCTGGCGCCGACGGTGAGGGTGGCGCCGACGGAGAGGATTTCAGACGCGGCGCCGAAGGTGTTCAAGGTGCCGCTGCTGGCGGTGGTGAAGGTGCCGATGGTCATGGGAGCCCCGGGCCCGGTGAGGTTGGTCTGTGCCGGGAAAGTGACCGCGTACGTGCTGGTGGGTTCACCGGAAATGGTGAACGCGGCCGCGGCCGCGGTGCTGCCAAGCGCCGTGGTGGTGGTGACCCCGCCGGTGACGGACTGGGCGCCTCCGGTGCTGACCACGACGGTCCCGCCTAAAGCACCCGACATGAACCTGCCGAAGTTGAGGTCAACGGTCTTTGTGATGGTGACGGGGAGGACCACCGTGGCGGTGGTATTGGCCTGGGCCGTTGCCGCCTGGCTGACGCCGGAGCCTGCAGCCCACGCCAGGGCGGTGCATCCTGCCATGACTACGACCTTCCGTAATGTTTTCATAGGGGTATCTCCTTTAATGCATATCTGCACTGTCTCGGAGGGGTAGCACCTTGTGAACACAGCGGACGACGCCCCGGCGGCGGCCTCCCCCGGCCATGGTGGAG
Encoded here:
- a CDS encoding DUF4402 domain-containing protein, whose amino-acid sequence is MKTLRKVVVMAGCTALAWAAGSGVSQAATAQANTTATVVLPVTITKTVDLNFGRFMSGALGGTVVVSTGGAQSVTGGVTTTTALGSTAAAAAFTISGEPTSTYAVTFPAQTNLTGPGAPMTIGTFTTASSGTLNTFGAASEILSVGATLTVGASQASGTYSGTMDVAVNYN